In the Heterodontus francisci isolate sHetFra1 chromosome 8, sHetFra1.hap1, whole genome shotgun sequence genome, one interval contains:
- the LOC137372540 gene encoding GTP-binding protein Di-Ras2-like: protein MPEQSNDYRVVVFGAAGVGKSSLVLRFVRGTFRETYIPTVEDTYRQVISCDKNICTLQITDTTGSHQFPAMQRLSISKGHAFILVYSVTSKQSMEELQPIYEQICQIKGTIQNIPIMLVGNKRDETQREVEAAEGEALATKWMCSFMETSAKLNYNVQELFQELLNLEKRRAVSLQVDGKKSKQQKKRDKLKGKCSLM from the coding sequence ATGCCGGAGCAAAGCAATGATTACAGGGTGGTTGTGTTTGGAGCTGCAGGAGTTGGGAAAAGCTCATTAGTCCTGCGCTTTGTTAGAGGGACTTTCAGAGAAACATACATTCCAACAGTCGAAGATACATACAGGCAGGTAATCAGCTGTGATAAAAATATCTGTACACTTCAAATCACAGACACCACGGGGAGCCATCAGTTTCCTGCAATGCAGAGGTTGTCCATTTCCAAGGGGCATGCCTTCATTCTAGTATATTCTGTGACCAGCAAACAATCCATGGAGGAACTGCAGCCCATCTATGAACAGATCTGTCAAATCAAAGGGACCATTCAGAACATCCCCATCATGTTAGTGGGAAATAAGAGGGATGAaactcagagggaagtggaggccgCTGAAGGAGAAGCTCTGGCCACCAAGTGGATGTGTTCTTTTATGGAGACCTCTGCCAAACTCAACTACAACGTGCAGGAACTTTTCCAAGAGTTGCTTAATTTGGAAAAGAGGAGAGCGGTGAGCCTCCAAGTGGATGGAAAGAAATCCAAACAGCAAAAGAAAAGAGATAAACTGAAAGGAAAATGCTCCCTAATGTGA